In Bufo gargarizans isolate SCDJY-AF-19 chromosome 5, ASM1485885v1, whole genome shotgun sequence, the following are encoded in one genomic region:
- the LOC122939177 gene encoding gastrula zinc finger protein XlCGF17.1-like, whose translation MILKNVLFLVDDCTGHLEKHLISTYYNADDPGVLSDTYEERAIIPDLPSDLHSKNLSSHPLKQIRSSNSSHTLPQNETRRRCSGTQKRAQKKPYSCSECGKCFTWKSGLFQHQRHHTGEKLYSCSDCGKCFTIKSHLENHQRIHTGEKPFSCSECGKCFNRQSAVVQHQKIHTGEKRYLCSECGKYFTHKSNLERHQIIHTGEKLYSCSECGKCFTRKTSLESHQRIHTGELYLCSVCGKCFTKKSSLETHQRIHTGEKPYSCSECGRCFTQKSPLESHQRIHTGERPYSCSVCGKCFTKKSYLVQHQRIHTGEKPFSCSECGKCFTHKSYLVQHQRIHTGEKLYSCSECGKCFTRKSSLVQHQRIHTGNKQF comes from the coding sequence atgattttaaaaaatgttttgtttttggtaGATGACTGTACTGGGCACTTGGAGAAACATCTCATATCTACATATTATAATGCAGATGATCCAGGTGTCCTATCAGATACATATGAAGAGCGTGCCATTATCCCAGATTTACCCTCGGACCTTCACAGCAAAAATCTATCATCTCATCCTTTAAAACAGATCCGATCTTCTAATTCATCACATACTCTTCCTCAGAATGAAACTCGCAGAAGATGTTCTGGAACCCAAAAAAGAGCTCAGAAAAAGCcgtattcatgctcagaatgtggcaaatgttttacttGGAAATCAGGCCTTTTTCAACACCAAAgacatcacacaggggagaagctgtattcatgttcagactgtgggaaatgttttactatcAAATCACATCTTGAAaaccatcagagaattcacacaggagagaagccattttcatgttcagaatgtggaaaatgttttaatcgGCAATCAGCTGTTGTtcaacatcagaaaattcacacaggagagaagagatatttatgttcagaatgtgggaaatattttactCACAAATCAAATCTTGAGAGGCATCAaataattcacacaggagagaagctgtattcatgttcagaatgtgggaaatgtttcactcGGAAAACATCACTTGAGagccatcagagaattcacacaggggagctgTATTTATGTTcagtatgtgggaaatgttttactaagAAATCATCTCTTGAGacccatcagagaattcacacaggggagaaaccatattcatgttcagaatgtgggagatGTTTCACTCAGAAATCACCACTTGAGagccatcagagaattcacacaggggagagaccatattcatgttcagtatgtgggaaatgttttactaagaaatcatatcttgttcaacatcagagaattcacaccggagagaagccgttttcatgttcagaatgtggcaaatgttttactcacaaatcatatcttgttcaacatcagagaattcacacaggagagaagctgtattcatgttctgaatgtggcaaatgttttactcGGAAATCCTCTCTTGttcaacatcagagaattcacacagggaacAAGCAATTCTAA